A part of Pseudomonas sp. HR96 genomic DNA contains:
- a CDS encoding acyltransferase, giving the protein MKRFVVLDSFRGLCALAVVLFHTYVVQSIAELEFFKNSFVLVEFFFILSGFVLFHTYGQRLNTGSDLKNFFISRTARIFPLHLTMLAVYLVLECGRKLAENKGFSFNEPAFSGATAPHELLPNALLLQSWLNNTITGSFNYPSWSISIEYYLYLIFGALALLARNNKIKIFAVISLVSFITLWNGESWLKLEIFRGTSSFFAGACLYLVYNRIKDLDLHGVDFNLLEIALVLGSYRLIVSSIDHKGVYATLLFCVLILVFSFERGVISRLLSHRVFLWLGSLSFSIYLTHAAILFVYKSGIIVLGKLLHTDFTETLQGHDMPDMMKYISTHSMLLDNGIVLLQLATVLAVSALTYKYVELTGMQLGKRLTRKKNITPDSMQGAAS; this is encoded by the coding sequence ATGAAAAGATTTGTCGTGCTCGATAGTTTCCGCGGCCTTTGCGCCCTGGCCGTTGTTCTGTTTCATACCTATGTTGTGCAAAGCATTGCCGAGCTGGAGTTTTTCAAGAACTCCTTTGTGCTCGTCGAGTTCTTTTTCATCCTCAGCGGTTTCGTCCTGTTCCATACCTATGGGCAACGACTGAACACCGGCAGCGACTTGAAGAACTTCTTCATCAGCCGCACCGCGCGCATCTTCCCTCTGCACTTGACCATGCTCGCGGTCTATCTCGTGTTGGAATGTGGACGCAAACTCGCGGAAAACAAAGGCTTCAGCTTCAACGAACCGGCCTTCAGCGGCGCCACGGCACCTCATGAACTGCTGCCCAATGCGCTGCTGCTGCAGTCCTGGCTGAACAACACCATCACCGGCTCATTCAACTACCCGTCGTGGAGCATCAGCATCGAGTACTACCTTTACTTGATCTTCGGCGCCCTTGCCCTGCTCGCCCGCAATAACAAGATCAAGATTTTCGCGGTGATTTCACTGGTTTCCTTCATCACTTTGTGGAACGGTGAAAGTTGGCTGAAACTGGAAATCTTCCGCGGCACTTCAAGCTTCTTCGCCGGTGCCTGCCTGTACCTGGTCTACAACCGGATCAAGGACCTTGACCTGCACGGCGTGGATTTCAACCTGCTGGAAATCGCCCTGGTGTTGGGCAGCTACCGCTTGATCGTGTCTTCCATCGACCACAAAGGTGTCTACGCAACGCTGCTGTTCTGCGTATTGATCCTGGTGTTTTCCTTCGAGCGTGGGGTGATCTCGCGTCTGCTCAGCCATCGGGTATTTCTCTGGCTCGGCAGCCTGTCGTTCTCCATCTACCTTACCCATGCAGCCATTCTGTTCGTCTACAAGAGCGGCATCATCGTGCTGGGCAAGCTGCTGCACACCGACTTCACCGAGACGCTGCAGGGCCATGACATGCCCGATATGATGAAGTACATCTCGACCCACAGCATGCTGCTGGATAACGGCATCGTGCTGCTGCAACTGGCAACGGTGCTCGCGGTGTCGGCCTTGACCTACAAGTACGTCGAACTCACCGGCATGCAACTGGGCAAGCGCCTGACTCGCAAGAAGAACATCACCCCGGACTCGATGCAGGGCGCGGCAAGCTGA
- a CDS encoding DUF1028 domain-containing protein, whose protein sequence is MTFSIVGRCATTGQLGIAISSSSIAVGARCPWLQPGVGAVATQNITLPALGPAVLEQLEAGVAPSAALEKALAGHDFSQFRQLTAIDHLGRTAHFSGSQTLGIHHARSGEQCVGAGNMLAAQGVIDALVEGFEHSQGQLGDRLLAAMQAAVTAGGEAGPVHSAALLVVGDVSWPIVDLRVDWAEQDPIKQLAELWQAYRPQLQDYLTRALDPTQAPSYGVPGDQ, encoded by the coding sequence ATGACGTTTTCCATTGTCGGCCGCTGCGCCACCACTGGCCAGCTGGGCATCGCCATCAGCTCCTCGAGCATCGCCGTCGGCGCGCGCTGCCCCTGGTTGCAGCCCGGGGTTGGCGCCGTGGCGACCCAGAACATCACCCTGCCCGCCCTTGGCCCGGCAGTTCTCGAGCAACTGGAGGCCGGCGTGGCGCCCAGTGCGGCACTGGAGAAGGCTCTGGCCGGCCATGATTTCAGCCAGTTCCGCCAGCTGACCGCTATCGATCATCTAGGCCGCACGGCGCACTTCAGCGGCAGCCAGACCCTGGGCATCCATCACGCCCGCTCGGGCGAGCAATGCGTGGGGGCCGGCAACATGCTCGCGGCGCAAGGCGTGATCGACGCTCTGGTGGAAGGTTTCGAACACAGCCAGGGTCAGCTGGGTGACCGTCTGCTGGCGGCCATGCAGGCGGCCGTCACCGCCGGCGGCGAAGCCGGACCGGTACATTCGGCGGCGCTGCTGGTGGTCGGCGACGTCAGCTGGCCGATCGTCGATCTGCGGGTCGACTGGGCCGAACAAGATCCGATCAAACAACTCGCCGAGCTCTGGCAGGCCTATCGTCCACAACTGCAGGATTACCTTACCCGCGCCCTGGACCCGACCCAGGCGCCCAGCTACGGCGTACCCGGGGACCAATGA
- the argE gene encoding acetylornithine deacetylase, whose translation MNDSRTLLAHLIGFDTTSRESNLQLIEFAQNYLRGLGVSCELIFNAERSKANLFASIGPTDRPGVVLSGHTDVVPVDGQAWTVPPFALTEHDGKLYGRGSADMKGYIACVLAAVPRLLASDLQMPVHIALSYDEEVGCLGVRSLLAELAQRPHKPLLCIIGEPTELKPVLGHKGKLAMRCDVHGAACHSAYAPLGVNAIEYAAELIGELGRIGSRLRDHQDARFDPPWSTVQTGVIAGGKALNIVPADCRFDFEVRTLPAHDPRKVASQLQDYAEQQLLPRMRAVHAGSQIAFTELSTYPGLLTDQHSKAAQLIARCCGSSEFGTVAFGTEGGLFDAIGIATVVCGPGSMDQGHKPDEFVSVAQLEACDQMLARLTEALTAAVDL comes from the coding sequence ATGAACGATAGCCGCACCTTGCTGGCCCATCTGATCGGCTTCGACACCACCAGCCGCGAGTCCAACCTGCAACTGATCGAGTTCGCCCAGAACTACCTGCGCGGCCTGGGCGTGAGCTGTGAGCTGATTTTCAATGCAGAACGCAGCAAGGCCAACCTGTTCGCCAGCATCGGCCCGACGGACCGGCCCGGGGTCGTGCTCTCCGGTCACACTGATGTAGTACCGGTGGACGGCCAGGCCTGGACGGTGCCGCCGTTCGCCCTGACCGAGCATGACGGCAAGCTGTATGGCCGTGGCAGCGCCGACATGAAAGGCTACATCGCCTGCGTGCTGGCGGCCGTGCCGCGCCTGCTGGCCAGCGACCTGCAGATGCCGGTGCATATTGCCCTGTCCTACGACGAGGAAGTCGGCTGTCTGGGGGTGCGCTCGCTGCTGGCGGAACTGGCGCAGCGTCCGCACAAGCCGCTGCTGTGCATCATAGGCGAGCCCACCGAGCTCAAGCCGGTGCTCGGCCACAAGGGCAAGCTGGCGATGCGCTGCGACGTGCATGGCGCCGCCTGCCACTCGGCCTATGCACCGCTGGGGGTCAACGCCATTGAATATGCCGCCGAACTGATCGGCGAGTTGGGGCGTATCGGCAGCCGCTTGCGTGACCACCAGGATGCCCGCTTCGATCCGCCCTGGTCGACGGTGCAGACCGGCGTGATCGCCGGTGGCAAGGCGCTGAACATTGTGCCCGCCGACTGCCGTTTCGATTTCGAGGTGCGCACGCTGCCGGCCCATGACCCACGCAAGGTCGCCAGCCAGTTGCAGGATTACGCCGAACAGCAGTTGCTGCCGCGCATGCGCGCCGTGCATGCAGGCAGCCAGATCGCGTTCACCGAGTTGTCGACTTACCCGGGTTTGCTCACCGACCAACACAGCAAGGCAGCGCAGCTGATTGCCCGCTGCTGCGGATCGAGCGAATTCGGCACCGTGGCCTTTGGTACCGAGGGTGGGTTGTTCGACGCCATCGGGATTGCCACCGTGGTCTGCGGCCCGGGCAGCATGGACCAGGGGCACAAGCCGGATGAATTCGTCAGCGTGGCGCAGCTGGAGGCCTGCGACCAGATGCTTGCCAGGCTCACCGAGGCGTTGACGGCGGCGGTAGACTTGTAG
- a CDS encoding glycoside hydrolase family 15 protein yields the protein MAALIEDYALLGNCKTAALVARDGSLDWLCFPRFDSPACFAALLGEHENGRWLIAPREPVIQRSRQYRAGTLILETTFHTASGSARLIDCMPMGEQSAVLRIVEGLEGEVPFEMDLAIRFDYGNSVPWVEKAVPRTLTAVAGPEMLVLRSPSSLHAKDQSTGSHFVVRAHERHVFTLAHQPSHLPLRDGFDGEQALAETERFWREFSDRCPDVGPWTELVKRSLITLKAMTYRPTGGIVAAVTTSLPERIGGERNWDYRYCWLRDATMTLLAFMNLGYYEEASAWRDWLLRSVAGNPEQIQIMYGLAGERRLPEYELPWLAGYEQSRPVRIGNLAAGQLQIDVYGEVVDAMTQARKGGMPHHARGSAISQVLQPYLEKIWHQPDAGLWEIRGEPQHFTHSKVMAWVAFDRWAQSADDTPAGRLRAEHCRAVADQIHRQVCEHALDPALGCFVQAYGSSHMDASLLQIVLTGFLPPDDPRVLATVAQIEQRLLRDGLLLRYDTQATDDGLSPGEGTFLVCSFWLADAYVLLGRTADASALFERLSGLCNDVGLLAEQYDPHAGRMLGNFPQAFSHLGIINTALNLHRAWCPVQARATAG from the coding sequence ATGGCTGCTTTGATCGAAGACTACGCATTGCTCGGCAACTGCAAGACTGCCGCGCTGGTCGCCCGGGATGGTTCGCTGGATTGGTTGTGCTTCCCCCGCTTCGATTCCCCGGCCTGTTTTGCGGCCTTGCTCGGCGAGCACGAAAACGGCCGCTGGCTGATCGCCCCGCGTGAGCCGGTGATCCAGCGCAGCCGGCAGTACCGTGCCGGGACGCTGATTCTGGAAACCACCTTTCACACGGCCAGTGGCAGCGCCCGGCTGATCGACTGCATGCCCATGGGCGAGCAAAGCGCCGTGTTGCGCATTGTCGAGGGGCTGGAGGGCGAGGTGCCGTTCGAGATGGACCTGGCCATTCGTTTCGACTACGGCAACAGTGTGCCCTGGGTGGAAAAGGCCGTACCGCGCACCCTCACGGCCGTAGCCGGGCCGGAAATGCTGGTGCTGCGCAGCCCGTCCTCGCTGCACGCCAAGGACCAGAGCACCGGTAGCCACTTTGTCGTGCGAGCCCACGAACGTCACGTCTTCACTCTGGCGCATCAACCATCGCATCTGCCCCTGCGCGACGGCTTCGACGGCGAGCAGGCGCTGGCGGAAACCGAGCGCTTCTGGCGCGAATTTTCCGACCGCTGCCCCGATGTCGGCCCCTGGACCGAGCTGGTCAAGCGCTCACTCATCACCCTCAAGGCCATGACCTATCGGCCCACCGGTGGCATCGTCGCGGCGGTGACCACCTCGCTGCCCGAACGCATCGGCGGCGAGCGCAACTGGGATTACCGCTACTGCTGGCTGCGCGACGCCACCATGACCCTGCTGGCGTTCATGAACCTGGGCTATTACGAAGAGGCCAGCGCCTGGCGCGACTGGCTGCTGCGTTCGGTGGCGGGCAACCCCGAGCAGATCCAGATCATGTACGGCCTGGCTGGCGAACGACGGTTGCCGGAATACGAATTGCCCTGGCTGGCCGGCTACGAGCAGTCCCGGCCGGTACGCATCGGCAACCTGGCGGCGGGGCAGTTGCAGATCGACGTCTACGGCGAAGTGGTGGACGCCATGACCCAGGCGCGCAAGGGCGGCATGCCCCATCACGCACGCGGCTCGGCGATTTCCCAGGTGCTGCAGCCGTATCTGGAAAAGATCTGGCACCAGCCCGACGCCGGTCTCTGGGAGATTCGCGGTGAGCCGCAGCACTTCACCCATTCCAAGGTCATGGCCTGGGTCGCGTTCGATCGCTGGGCACAATCGGCCGATGACACACCGGCCGGGAGGCTGCGCGCCGAACATTGCCGTGCGGTCGCCGACCAGATTCATCGCCAGGTCTGCGAACACGCGCTCGACCCGGCGCTGGGTTGTTTCGTCCAGGCCTACGGCTCCAGCCATATGGACGCCAGCCTGCTGCAGATCGTCTTGACCGGCTTCCTGCCGCCCGACGATCCCCGGGTGCTGGCGACGGTGGCGCAGATCGAGCAGCGCCTGCTGCGCGACGGTCTGCTGCTGCGCTACGACACCCAGGCCACCGACGATGGCCTGAGCCCTGGGGAAGGTACCTTTCTGGTGTGTTCGTTCTGGCTGGCCGATGCCTACGTGCTGCTGGGCCGCACGGCGGACGCCAGCGCGCTGTTCGAGCGCCTGAGCGGGCTGTGCAACGACGTTGGCCTGCTCGCCGAGCAGTACGACCCGCACGCCGGGCGCATGCTTGGCAACTTTCCGCAGGCGTTCAGCCACTTGGGCATCATCAATACCGCGTTGAACCTGCACCGCGCCTGGTGCCCGGTGCAAGCCCGGGCCACGGCCGGGTAA